One genomic window of Macrobrachium rosenbergii isolate ZJJX-2024 chromosome 51, ASM4041242v1, whole genome shotgun sequence includes the following:
- the LOC136833206 gene encoding uncharacterized protein produces MHTMKSLLICVIISCVSADKRPPPTNSYAPPPSNSYGPPRNGYGIDPAIAALAENIPGGGVPGEDYPILAFVPDTGFSCDAQKVQGYYADTARDAGCQVFHICQDRPNGRRQQDSFLCPNGTIFNQQYLVCDWWFNFDCADAESFYSVNELIGVVTYDPYGRQSSNGYGAPPAPSGAYGAPL; encoded by the exons ATGCATACCATGAAAAGCCTTCTCATCTGTG TTATCATCAGCTGTGTGTCAGCTGACAAACGCCCTCCTCCAACCAATAGCTACGCCCCTCCCCCAAGCAATTCCTACGGACCACCTAGAAACGGATACGGAATAGACCCTGCCATTGCTGCTTTGGCTGAAAATATTCCCGGAGGTGGAGTCCCTGGAGAAGACTATCCTATCTTGGCCTTTGTGCCAGACACCGGCTTCTCCTGCGACGCCCAAAAAGTCCAGGGCTACTACGCCGACACTGCCCGTGATGCTGGCtgccaggtcttccacatctgccagGACAGACCCAATGGACGCCGTCAGCAGGAttccttcctctgccccaacggcaccatcttcaaccagcagtacctcgtctgtgactggtggttcaacttcgaCTGCGCTGACGCCGAGTCTTTCTACTCCGTCAACGAACTCATCGGGGTCGTTACTTACGATCCTTACGGAAGGCAGAGCAGCAATGGCTATGGGGCACCCCCAGCTCCTTCCGGGGCATATGGAGCCCCTCTTTAA